CCCGCTTTGAATGTGCCGTCGCGTCGCGAAGCCGACGAGTCGTGTATCGGAGCCGGTCGAGCGTGTTTCGTGTATGCGTATCCTAGGAAACGTTGCGAAGACTTGTGGTACGAAACCGCTTCGCGTGAGGGTTAGCGCACAATCGCGCGTTGGCTTGTCGAGGGATGTGTATCGAGATGCTTTCGTTATCCGTATCAATGACGGAGGGATGCGGAGGGTTGGCGGATATCGGCTTGCCGTGGACGCGATGCGCGTTTTTCTGTACTTGCTTCGTGCAGTTGCATATTCCCCTCAAGTTTTCCTTCGCGGATGCCGTTATCCCAGCGGCAGCCGAATTCGAACGTACCGGAATGCGTTGCTACAATGGCGCGCCATTTGGCCGGCGCACGAAGCATTCGCGATCCGGACTGCCATTTTTATCTTGCCGCGAGCGCAAGCTTTCAAAACACCAGAACAAGCATGAAACACGTCATCGCCCTTTCTGCACTCACACTTTCCCTGGCCGCATGTGGCGGTGGCGGAGGCGGATCGGATAACGCGCCAGCCGCACCCGAGCCGAACGCCGCTCAGGGACTCTACGCAGGGAACGACGCGAACAACAACGCGGTAGGCGGGGTCGTGCTCGATTCGGGCGTCTTCTATTTCGTGTATGCGAACACGGCGACCAACGCACTGGGTCTGGTGCAGGGCACGGGTTCCGCATCGCACGGCACTTTCCAGTCCGACAACGCGCGCACCTTCGACATCAGCGGCAAGGGCGCGAGCGATACGCCCGTGATTGCGGGCTACAACGCGAAGAACAGCATGCAGGGCGCGATCTACATGAGCGCGGCGAAGCAGAGCAGCATCAAGTTCAACGTGCTCTACGACGCCGCCTACGAGCGCCCGATCTCGCTGTCCGCGATTGCAGGGACTTACTCGGGCTCGGCTGGATCGACGAAGGGTGGCGAGACCACGAGCTTCACGATCGGTCAGGACGGGGCGATCAAGGGCGCAGGTTTGAGCGGCTGCACGTTCAGCGGCACGGCCAGCCCCCATGGCACCACGGATGTACTCGACGCCACGATCACGTTCGGTGCGAGCCCGTGCGCGTACCCGGGCGCGACGCTGACGGGCGTCGTGTTCTTCAGCAACAATGAGATCGTCGCGGCGCTGACCTTGCCCGACCGGTCGGACGCCTTCGTCGTCGGCGCGGTCAAATGAAGTCGTGACGGCAATGGGCGGCTACGTGGCGTTCATGCGTGGCTGCCCATGTGCCGATGCAGAAAATCGGCCGCAAGATCGAGCGCACGCCGCGCCGCTTCCAGTTGCTCGACGCTCTGCTGAAACACGTGATGCATGCCGGTCCATTCCTGCAACGTCACGTCGTGGCCGCCTGCATGCGCGCGTTGCGCGTAGCGCAAGGCGTCGTCGTAGAGAATCTCGTCGGCGCCGACCTGAACGAGCAGCGGCGGCAGACGGTCGGGCACGGCGAAAAGTGGGGACGCGCGCGGATCGCTTGCCGATGCATCGCCCGCATAACCGAGCGCGGCGGCGCGCAGGGCCGATTCGTCGAGCAGCACGTCCGCCGCTGCGCGCTCGCGCATGCTCGCGCCGCTGAAGGTCAGATCCGTCCACGGCGAGAACACCACGGCGGCGCACGCCTTGTCGGTGTGCGCCAGCGTTGCGAGCGTCAGACCGCCGCCTGCCGAATCGCCGATCACGCCGACTTTGCCGAATCGACTGTGCAACCGTTCGACGGCGGCAGCCGCGAGATCGATCGCGACAGGCAACGCCGATTCGGGCGCAAGCGGATATTCGAGAATGTACGTCGTGCGCCGCGCCCGCGCCGCGATCTGGCTGACGAGGCCGCGATACGCGGGCGCGGTGCCCATCACATACGCGCCGCCGTGCAGGAACAGCAGGGCCTGATTGTCGACGGGATGCGCGGGGACGCAGACCCAGCCCGGCAGCGCGGCATCGGTCGATGGATGCAGCGACACATCGGCGAGCGGCGGCGTCGTCGCGAAGAACGCATCGTAGGCGACGCGTGGCGCGGCCTTCGCGAGCGGCCCGGACCAGAAGCGCCGGAACATCTCGTGCAACGCGGGCAGGGCGTCGCGGTCGGCGGGCGACAACGGAAACACTTCGTGCGTCAGGTCGTTTTGCGTGGCCATGTCGTCCTCACGGTGCGGCGAACACGCGAGCCGCGATGTGCTCGGCGATCATCATCGTCGTCAGATTGGTCGGCGCGCTCGGGATGCCGGGCATGATCGACGCATCGACGACCATCAGTCCGTCGATGCCATGCACGCGGCCTTCGCTGTCGACGACGCCGTCATCGCCCATCGGCACGGTCGAGGCCGGATGCGCGTAGGCGTCGAGATTGCCGAGAATCACCGGTTCGAGATCGGCGTCCGTCACCGACGCGCCCGGCGTCATCTCCTGCGCCACCGTCGCCGAAAACGCCTTCGAGCGGCC
The Caballeronia sp. NK8 genome window above contains:
- a CDS encoding alpha/beta hydrolase fold domain-containing protein, producing MATQNDLTHEVFPLSPADRDALPALHEMFRRFWSGPLAKAAPRVAYDAFFATTPPLADVSLHPSTDAALPGWVCVPAHPVDNQALLFLHGGAYVMGTAPAYRGLVSQIAARARRTTYILEYPLAPESALPVAIDLAAAAVERLHSRFGKVGVIGDSAGGGLTLATLAHTDKACAAVVFSPWTDLTFSGASMRERAAADVLLDESALRAAALGYAGDASASDPRASPLFAVPDRLPPLLVQVGADEILYDDALRYAQRAHAGGHDVTLQEWTGMHHVFQQSVEQLEAARRALDLAADFLHRHMGSHA